In Desulfuromonas acetexigens, the following proteins share a genomic window:
- a CDS encoding GSU3473 family protein — protein MMIRVVYHDGRYDMVKRWAFETLLAQRKIQGFRRSSGWVRIDRDPLRGSRQTLDYQGEDRRVPVEHPAVMEM, from the coding sequence ATGATGATCCGGGTCGTCTATCACGATGGTCGCTATGACATGGTTAAACGCTGGGCGTTTGAAACCCTGCTGGCTCAACGTAAAATCCAGGGGTTTCGCCGTTCCAGTGGCTGGGTGCGGATCGATCGGGATCCCCTACGCGGTTCTCGTCAGACCCTCGACTATCAGGGAGAAGATCGTCGGGTTCCAGTCGAGCATCCGGCGGTTATGGAGATGTGA
- a CDS encoding ANTAR domain-containing response regulator: MNLALIADEHPQLRHNLSEILKNQGFDDILESEDGPRAVDLALVRKPQLIILDAALPAWDGITVAEKISKRHPIPIILLAEAHTPIDFDRTRAAGVLDLVLKPFSAAQMIAGIRLTLQHFEEIAGLRKEVARLTESLEARKLIERAKGLLIRQGMSEPEAYRRMQKLSMDKRKTLREVAEAILLMED, encoded by the coding sequence ATGAATCTTGCCCTGATCGCCGACGAGCACCCCCAGCTCCGCCATAACTTATCAGAAATATTGAAAAACCAGGGATTTGACGACATCCTCGAAAGCGAAGACGGTCCCCGGGCGGTCGACCTCGCCTTGGTGCGGAAGCCGCAACTGATCATCCTCGATGCTGCGCTACCTGCCTGGGATGGCATCACTGTCGCTGAAAAAATAAGCAAACGGCATCCGATTCCCATCATTCTTCTGGCGGAAGCGCACACCCCGATCGATTTCGATCGTACCCGGGCGGCGGGGGTTTTGGATCTGGTGCTTAAACCTTTTTCGGCGGCCCAGATGATTGCCGGCATCAGGCTGACCTTGCAGCATTTTGAGGAGATCGCCGGACTACGGAAGGAAGTGGCGCGGCTCACGGAAAGTCTCGAGGCGCGCAAGCTGATCGAACGAGCCAAAGGTCTGCTGATCCGGCAGGGGATGTCCGAACCCGAAGCTTACCGGCGCATGCAAAAACTATCCATGGATAAGCGTAAAACCCTGCGGGAAGTCGCCGAAGCCATTCTGCTGATGGAAGACTGA
- a CDS encoding NAD(+)--dinitrogen-reductase ADP-D-ribosyltransferase, translating into MLSASFNLCNLPPWAIASRHFNHHPQRLEIQGVRQANRRLFEHLDGLDDAAERGVYFHDYMDVTFQLHQWAGETTASARKSLKNSYLRFLRGWMFDANSREGAVFKGWVESRFGLPPTFHRETIRDIHGEAYFRYLVDRMQGSARTSAINSQLDVLFEFVQYELARCHPERTHFTLYRGINDLDEHLILKELGRHCYLLRLNNLNSFTDDFERAWEFGNKVLRAEVPLVKIAFLGNLLPTSLLHGEGELLVIGGEYEVQVLTGG; encoded by the coding sequence ATGCTCTCCGCTTCCTTCAATCTCTGCAACCTGCCCCCCTGGGCCATCGCCTCGCGCCATTTCAATCACCATCCGCAACGGCTGGAGATTCAGGGGGTGCGGCAAGCCAACCGCCGGCTCTTCGAACATCTGGACGGACTCGACGATGCCGCTGAGCGCGGCGTCTATTTCCACGACTACATGGATGTGACCTTCCAGCTCCATCAGTGGGCCGGAGAGACCACGGCTTCGGCGCGCAAAAGCCTGAAGAACAGTTATCTGCGTTTTCTGCGCGGCTGGATGTTCGACGCCAACTCCCGGGAAGGCGCGGTCTTCAAGGGCTGGGTGGAAAGCCGTTTCGGCCTGCCGCCGACCTTTCATCGCGAGACGATTAGGGATATCCACGGCGAGGCCTACTTCCGTTATCTGGTCGACCGCATGCAGGGCTCGGCTCGCACCAGCGCTATCAACAGCCAACTCGATGTTCTCTTCGAATTCGTCCAGTATGAGCTGGCCCGGTGTCACCCGGAACGGACCCACTTCACCCTCTATCGCGGCATCAACGATTTGGACGAACACCTGATCCTCAAAGAACTCGGCCGACACTGCTATCTGCTGCGGCTCAACAACCTCAACTCCTTCACCGACGACTTCGAACGGGCCTGGGAATTCGGCAACAAGGTTCTGCGCGCCGAAGTGCCACTGGTGAAGATCGCCTTTCTCGGAAATCTGCTGCCGACCTCACTGTTGCATGGCGAAGGGGAACTGCTGGTTATCGGCGGCGAGTATGAAGTCCAGGTTTTAACCGGCGGCTGA
- the draG gene encoding ADP-ribosyl-[dinitrogen reductase] hydrolase, with amino-acid sequence MTISAWREEVCERAKGAFLGLAVGDALGATTEFMTPREIQAQYGVHRKIRGGGWLGLKPGQVTDDTEMSLCIARALITAKGWDLTGIADNFVAWMKGKPIDIGSTCRKGIRNYLLNGVLETPCNEWDAGNGAVMRMAPVALFTLGDDQLLRRCALEQARLTHHHPLSDSACLCIGQMLHRALFGADTVALHEITRELIRNHPNFRFNRYNGQASGYVVDTLRTVFHHFFTTSTFEECLIAVVNQGGDADTTGAIAGMLAGAHYGRQSIPESWVRKLDGAIRREVETAAETLIELSPWWCSAKTD; translated from the coding sequence ATGACTATCTCGGCATGGCGTGAAGAGGTTTGTGAGCGGGCCAAGGGGGCCTTTCTTGGCCTGGCCGTCGGTGATGCCCTGGGCGCAACCACCGAGTTCATGACCCCGAGGGAAATCCAGGCCCAATACGGCGTCCATCGCAAGATCCGCGGCGGCGGCTGGCTCGGACTGAAGCCGGGGCAGGTGACCGACGACACGGAAATGTCCCTATGTATCGCTCGCGCTCTTATCACCGCGAAGGGTTGGGATCTCACCGGCATCGCCGATAACTTCGTCGCCTGGATGAAGGGCAAACCGATCGATATCGGTTCCACCTGTCGCAAGGGTATCCGCAACTACCTGCTCAACGGCGTCCTCGAAACTCCCTGCAACGAATGGGACGCCGGCAACGGCGCGGTTATGCGCATGGCGCCGGTCGCCCTGTTCACCCTGGGAGACGACCAGCTGCTGCGGCGCTGTGCCCTTGAACAGGCCCGCCTCACCCATCATCATCCCCTTTCCGACAGCGCCTGCCTCTGTATTGGGCAGATGTTACATCGAGCGTTGTTCGGCGCCGACACCGTGGCGCTGCATGAAATCACCCGTGAATTGATCCGGAATCACCCCAATTTCCGCTTTAACCGTTATAACGGCCAGGCTTCGGGGTACGTGGTCGACACCCTGCGCACCGTCTTCCACCACTTTTTCACCACCTCTACCTTCGAAGAATGTCTGATCGCCGTGGTCAATCAAGGCGGCGACGCCGACACCACCGGCGCCATCGCCGGCATGCTCGCCGGCGCCCATTACGGTCGGCAATCGATTCCTGAAAGCTGGGTTCGCAAGCTTGATGGAGCGATACGGCGGGAAGTTGAAACGGCCGCTGAAACCTTGATCGAACTATCCCCCTGGTGGTGTTCAGCGAAGACGGATTGA